In the genome of candidate division WOR-3 bacterium, the window GGCGATGGACGGATGCTGCTGCTGGTAGGGGCGGGTTCCGCTGATGGTGTCGATGTTGGACCAGCCGCCATCGCCGTGCATCCGGTGAAACACCTGAAAGTAGCCGCTATTCAGAGTCCTGCCGTACCAGACGGCATGGACTGCGCCTTCCGGGTCGAACGCAACGGAAGGTGCGTACTGACTCAATGCCAAAGGAATGTCGGAAACGAGTTCGACTCCCTGCCAAGCACCAACGACGCGACGCCGACAATAGACCTGGTTGTAGTCACCGCCGAAGTCCCTACCGACCCACACAACCGCAATCTCCCCATTCGCACCGGCGGCGACGGAAACCTGGTCGTGGCTGGTCGCCGCCGAGGAAACCTGCATCGCCGAGTCCCAGCCGGTCGCCGGGTGCCGCTCCTTCAGAAAGACCTGGTAGAACATGCCCGTGTCAGGCAACCCGTACCAGGCGACGGCGGCGTCGCCCGTGCCGGGCACGCACGCGACTGACGGATATAACTGAGGATTGCTGGTGCTCGTACTGTCGATCAACGTGTCCGCCCGCCAGTGACGGGTGCCCGCGTTGTAACGTTTGGCCCAGATCCCGGTGCCCATCGCGCTCCCGATGTGCCAGACAACGTGCACGTTACCAGTACTGTCACAGGCTATGCTCGGTTGGAAGCAATTGGCGGAGGGCGTGCTGAGCGTTGTCTCGGCAAGCCAGCTACCGGAGTCTGGGTCGTATCGGCGATACCAGACTTTGTACGGCATCGGGGCGCGTTGGTCCTGCCAGGCGACGTGGACGCTGCCGGCACCGTCAACCGCAACGCTGCGCTGGCCCGTATAGCCGGTTACCTGGCTCGATGGGTTAGTCGTGAGCCGGATGATGGTATCCCAAGTGACCTCGGCCCCGCCCGCCGTCGCGAGCGCGGACAGAAGGATAGGACCTAAGAGTCCTGCGGGTCCTATGCGCGCCATTGCCGGCTTCAGCATAGGGCTACGCCGGCTGGCTGTCAAACCGCGCCGCCCCGCTTGACCGGTGGCCCCGCCGGTGTTACGATTTCCAGATGCGTAACACTGACATTGAAGCCGATGAGACTGGCGCGGTGCGGTTCAGCGTCTCCATGGAGCCGGACCTGCTGGCCGGGTTCGAGGCCCTGCTCCGGAAGACCGGGTGGTCTCGCTCCAAGGCAATCCGCGACCTGGTGCGCAACCGGCTGGCTGAGTCCGAGTTGGAACGCGGTTCCGGCCCGGCCGTCGGCGTGCTCGCCTACGTCTACGGGCACGACCAGCCCGACCTTGCCCATCGCCTGATGCACGTTCAGCACGACGCGCACGCCGAGGTCGTCTCCTCCACTCACGTCCACCTCGACCGGCACGACTGCCTCGAAGTCCTGATACTGCGCGGGCCGGCAGCCCGTCTGCGCCGGCTCGCAGACGCACTTCTCGCACTCAAGGGCGTACGCCAAGGACACCTGACCCTGACTCCGGCCCGCTGCCCACTTGCCAGCGAACACAAACACTAGAAGGAGAACCAGATGAACCTGTTCCCTGTCCTGCTACTGCTCGCTGCCCTGGGAAACTCGTCGGTTATGACCGTTGACGAGGTGGTCGTGACCGCGGAGCGTATCCGTCACCCGGTGCGCGACGTGGCCGCATCGGTGAGCGTCGTCACCGCCGTTGACCTTGAGCGGACGACGGCCCGCACCGCAACCGCGGCGCTGGCATCCCTGCCCGGCGTTTTCGTGCAGCACACTGGCGAGTTCGGTCGTTCCGACATCGACATCCGAGGCGTCGGCGACCGGGGCTGCCGCGTCCAGGTGCTGGTTGACGGCCGGCCCGAGAAGATGCCGATCTACGGTTGCGTGGTCACGCATACTCTGCCCTTGAACAACGTCGAGCGCATCGAGGTCGTGCGCGGCCCGCTCTCAGTTCTTTATGGCTCGGACGCGATGGCCGGGGTCGTGAACATAGTCACGCGCCGCGCCGACAAGCCACTCGATCTCTACACTCGCGTGGACTACGGCTCGTTCAACACCCGCCACGCGGTTGTCAGCGCGGGAGCGAGGCAGGGCGCGTTCAACGCGCTCTTCTCCGCCGACAAGGCGATGTCGGACGGCCACCTGCCCAACTCGCAGTACAACGGCAACGACTTGTCGCTGCGTGCGGGTTATGACTTTTCATCCGCCTTCAAGCTCGACTTCACCGGCAAGTACTTCACCGGCGTCAAGCACGAACCGAAACGTACGACCGACCCGGACACGCTGGCTGCGACCGGATGGAACCAGTACGACCGCGGCGGACTGGACCTGACCGCGACCCTCGGCAGTGAATCGCTCGGCGGCTTCGCCAAACTCTATCGCACCTTCGGCGAACACGTCTTCGACCCGAAGGACGGCTGGCATTCGACGGACTTCACCAACGGTGCAATCGTCCACGGCCACCGCCGCTTCCAGTTCAACAACCTGGCGCAGGCCGGAATCGAAGCCGGCATGCTCTCCGGCACGTGGATGAAGTCGGACACGAGCCGGCCGACCTGGACTCGCAACCAGGTCGCGGTCTTCGCGCAGGACGAGCAGACTCTCGGCCCGGTCACGGCCAACGCCGGGGTAAGGCTCAGCTACGACGCCATCAGCGGCCCGGCCCTCACCCCGAAGGCCGGATTGGTGGGCCGCATCGGAACGACTACGCTCCGGGGCAATGTGAACAGAGGAGTCCGCTACGCGCCCCTCAACTATACGTCGGTCTTCCCGCCGAAGAACGAAAGCCTGCAGCCTGAAGTCTGCTGGAACTACGAGGTCGGCCTGAATCAGCCACTGGTTACGGGTTTGAACCTCGATGTCGCGGCCTTCATTCTCCAAGGTCAGGACCTCATAGAAGTCGTTCCGGTGCCCGGCCGCGTGCCTCCGGTTCAGTTTCAGAACACGGGCAGTTTCCTGTTC includes:
- the nikR gene encoding nickel-responsive transcriptional regulator NikR; its protein translation is MRNTDIEADETGAVRFSVSMEPDLLAGFEALLRKTGWSRSKAIRDLVRNRLAESELERGSGPAVGVLAYVYGHDQPDLAHRLMHVQHDAHAEVVSSTHVHLDRHDCLEVLILRGPAARLRRLADALLALKGVRQGHLTLTPARCPLASEHKH